A section of the Castanea sativa cultivar Marrone di Chiusa Pesio chromosome 12, ASM4071231v1 genome encodes:
- the LOC142620035 gene encoding ethylene-responsive transcription factor ERF024-like yields the protein MANNRANVSQNDSSTPANVRREETTLTSNISSSTTTATSSTSVSEGFSGPSGSPSTTQHPKYRGARSRSGKWVSEIRQPRKPTRIWLGTFQTPEMAAAAYDVAALALKGPNTALNFPNSILSYPIPASMSPNDIRAAAACAAEARLHRSSEGSTGQETTYRRRSEEEFVDEDALLNMPNLLVDMAEGMLVSPPRIQSKSSSDESGGDGNGDGDGLWSYS from the coding sequence ATGGCCAACAATCGCGCTAACGTGAGCCAAAATGACTCTTCTACGCCCGCTAATGTGCGCCGCGAGGAGACCACTCTAACCAGTAATATTTCAAGTTCTACAACCACCGCCACGTCATCGACATCTGTATCGGAAGGGTTTTCGGGTCCATCCGGATCGCCCAGTACTACTCAGCATCCGAAATATCGTGGGGCTCGGAGCCGGAGCGGGAAATGGGTATCCGAAATACGCCAGCCACGTAAACCCACGCGCATTTGGCTCGGCACGTTCCAGACGCCGGAGATGGCTGCGGCTGCGTATGACGTGGCGGCCTTGGCTCTGAAGGGGCCCAACACGGCCCTGAACTTCCCGAATTCGATTCTTTCGTATCCGATACCGGCCTCGATGTCGCCGAACGACATACGCGCCGCGGCGGCGTGTGCAGCTGAGGCTAGGTTGCATAGATCGTCGGAGGGTAGCACTGGTCAGGAAACGACATATCGTAGACGTAGTGAGGAAGAGTTTGTAGACGAAGATGCGTTATTGAATATGCCGAATTTGCTGGTGGATATGGCAGAAGGGATGCTTGTAAGCCCTCCTAGGATTCAGTCAAAATCGTCTTCTGATGAATCTGGTGGCGATGGtaatggagatggagatgggtTGTGGAGTTATTCATAA